Proteins encoded by one window of Cannabis sativa cultivar Pink pepper isolate KNU-18-1 chromosome 4, ASM2916894v1, whole genome shotgun sequence:
- the LOC115712513 gene encoding VQ motif-containing protein 20 gives MSPANSINGQDRDHIINGPRPSPLKINRESHSIQKRQPVIIYTHSPKIIHTQPCDFMALVQKLTGKSRSDDDDNDDQNDDDDDDQSFGSKRHYDSANSSSSNDVKLEDSSSTSVITTEENYIGKSVGEASVAAISSSGNINSGPYFGDVPLFTPTGGGDFFCSPRQPGYRFSDTTSSLSFPSPNLGASLNSPSFLEFIKGLPEY, from the coding sequence ATGAGCCCAGCAAATTCAATCAACGGTCAAGATCGAGATCATATAATCAACGGTCCACGTCCATCGCCATTGAAGATCAACAGAGAATCTCATTCGATTCAGAAACGTCAACCTGTGATAATCTACACTCATTCTCCAAAGATTATCCATACTCAACCTTGCGATTTCATGGCTCTTGTTCAGAAACTCACCGGAAAATCCAGATCCGATGACGACGACAATGACGACCAAAATGACGACGATGACGATGATCAATCTTTTGGATCTAAACGACATTATGATTCTGctaattcttcttcttcaaacgACGTTAAATTAGAGGATTCTTCTTCTACTTCGGTTATTACGACGGAGGAGAATTATATTGGAAAATCAGTAGGCGAAGCTTCGGTGGCGGCGATTTCGAGTAGTGGTAATATTAATTCTGGTCCTTATTTTGGTGATGTTCCTTTGTTTACTCCGACCGGCGGCGGCGATTTCTTCTGCTCACCTCGGCAGCCTGGTTATCGATTTTCCGATACGACGTCGTCTTTGTCGTTTCCGTCTCCGAATTTGGGAGCTTCGCTTAATTCGCCGTCGTTTCTTGAGTTCATAAAAGGATTACCTGAATATTAa